In Sphingomonas sp. Leaf357, a single genomic region encodes these proteins:
- the nagE gene encoding N-acetylglucosamine-specific PTS transporter subunit IIBC: MKSVLETLQPLGRALMLPIAVLPVAGLLLRLGQPDLLDIALLSAAGDAIFSHLGLLFAIGVATGFARDGNGAACLAGMVCYLVASQGAQALIAVPPAALTGFTGPATALAAAAFKAKAVARIDVPLGILSGLIGGGFYNRFSTIALPEYLAFFGGRRFVPIVSGLAGLGIALIVGPGFGAISAGVDGLSYAVIGAGGYGLFAFGLLNRLLLVTGLHHLLNNIAWFVVGDYHGKTGDLGRFFAGDPQAGAFMAGFFPVMMFGLPAACLAMYHAAAPDRRKAVGGMLLSLALTSALTGVTEPIEFSFMFLAPALYAIHAVLTGLSMALMNALGVKLGFGFSAGLFDYVLNYGKATRPLLLLPVGLAYFTIYYGLFRFVIRRFDLPTPGRERDAPVEAGAVARGGRGAAFAEALGGAANLTSVGACTTRLRLIVADQAAVDDARLKTLGARGLIRPSANALQIVLGPIADVVAVEIRDAIAGGTVAAPTEVAPPAPNHVTLTPAALAAIGGADNCRAARRHGSRLRIVLEDAGRMSDAAIEALGVRAIVRLPAGRIHLLPAPETMHRIVESE, translated from the coding sequence ATGAAGTCCGTGCTCGAAACGCTCCAGCCACTCGGCCGAGCCTTGATGCTGCCGATCGCGGTGCTGCCGGTCGCCGGCCTGCTGCTGCGGCTCGGCCAGCCCGACCTGCTCGACATCGCACTGCTGAGCGCGGCGGGCGATGCGATCTTCTCGCACCTCGGGCTGCTGTTCGCGATCGGCGTGGCGACCGGCTTCGCGCGCGACGGCAATGGCGCGGCATGTCTCGCCGGAATGGTCTGCTACCTCGTCGCGTCGCAGGGCGCGCAGGCGCTGATCGCCGTGCCGCCCGCCGCGCTCACCGGTTTCACCGGACCCGCGACCGCGCTGGCGGCCGCGGCGTTCAAGGCGAAGGCCGTGGCACGGATCGACGTGCCGCTCGGCATCCTGTCCGGGCTGATCGGTGGCGGGTTCTACAACCGCTTCTCGACGATCGCGCTGCCCGAGTATCTCGCGTTTTTCGGCGGACGGCGGTTCGTGCCGATCGTCAGCGGCCTTGCCGGCCTGGGCATCGCGCTGATCGTCGGGCCGGGCTTCGGCGCGATCAGCGCGGGGGTGGACGGGCTCAGCTATGCGGTGATCGGTGCGGGCGGGTACGGCCTGTTCGCGTTCGGCCTGCTCAACCGCCTGCTGCTCGTCACCGGGCTGCACCATCTGCTCAACAATATCGCCTGGTTCGTCGTCGGCGACTATCACGGCAAGACCGGGGATCTCGGCCGCTTCTTCGCCGGCGATCCGCAGGCCGGCGCGTTCATGGCGGGATTCTTCCCGGTGATGATGTTCGGCCTGCCCGCCGCCTGTCTGGCCATGTACCACGCCGCCGCGCCCGATCGGCGCAAGGCGGTCGGCGGGATGCTGCTCAGCCTCGCGCTCACCTCGGCGCTGACCGGCGTCACCGAGCCGATCGAGTTCAGCTTCATGTTCCTGGCCCCGGCGCTGTATGCGATCCACGCGGTGCTCACCGGCCTGTCGATGGCGCTGATGAACGCACTCGGCGTCAAGCTCGGCTTCGGCTTCTCGGCCGGTCTGTTCGATTACGTGCTCAACTACGGCAAGGCGACGCGCCCGCTGCTGCTGCTGCCCGTCGGCCTCGCCTATTTCACGATCTATTACGGTCTGTTCCGCTTCGTCATCCGCCGCTTCGACCTACCCACGCCGGGCCGCGAGCGCGATGCGCCGGTCGAGGCCGGCGCCGTCGCAAGGGGCGGCCGAGGCGCAGCGTTCGCCGAAGCGCTGGGCGGTGCGGCGAACCTGACGAGCGTCGGTGCGTGCACGACGCGCCTGCGGCTGATCGTCGCGGATCAGGCAGCGGTCGACGACGCTCGGCTCAAGACGCTGGGCGCGCGCGGGCTTATCCGGCCCTCGGCGAACGCGCTTCAGATCGTGCTCGGTCCGATCGCCGATGTCGTCGCGGTCGAGATCCGCGATGCGATCGCCGGCGGCACCGTGGCCGCCCCGACCGAAGTCGCACCGCCCGCCCCGAACCATGTCACGCTGACCCCGGCGGCGCTTGCCGCAATCGGCGGCGCGGACAATTGCCGCGCGGCGCGCCGCCACGGCAGCCGCCTGCGCATCGTGCTGGAGGACGCCGGCCGCATGTCGGATGCCGCGATCGAGGCGCTCGGCGTCCGGGCGATCGTTCGGCTGCCTGCGGGACGGATCCACCTCCTCCCCGCTCCCGAGACAATGCACCGTATCGTCGAGTCCGAATAG
- the ptsP gene encoding phosphoenolpyruvate--protein phosphotransferase — protein MAAILLTSPMQGWATSLDTVPDAVFAERMMGDGVAIDPTGDCLHAPCDGVVLSVHASGHAITLRSPEGAEILMHIGLDTVALGGRGFTPLVEEGASVDRGDPLIRFDLDLLVCETPAVITPVIVTNSDRFTIQGHEIDRLVAIGDTLMTLVRRDERAADAAIVAGDGVRRTIVVPLAHGIHARPAARIGAAARAFVSEVSIAKDDRIASVRSPVALMALGVRLGDDVTIEATGPDAAEALAAVADLILGGMGEGADSPAASAPALPLVIPATTTLPADGRLRGVTASPGIAIGEAGLFRLAEIAVAQAGNGVEAERRALDVALAAVFSRVAFRSTDATEAEGAIREAHAALLTDPALTDAADAAIARGDSAGFAWRSATRAQADALRATGNARMAERADDLLDLERQVLRTLAGEDPDERIAFPHGTILLADDLLPSHLLGLDTTTIVGFCVERGGPTSHVAILAATMGLPALVAVGSALARIAAGTPLILDAGAGVLHVAPDAASLATAQTAIAAQRDRRTAALADAGRECRTQDGVRIEAFANLGSADDADIAIRNGAEGCGLLRTEFLFLERESAPDVAEQTAEYQRIADTLAGRPLIVRLLDIGGDKPAPYLPIAAEDNPALGLRGIRVGLAFPDMLDAQLRAILAVRPAGQCRVMVPMVASLAELRAVRAALDRAIEATGHRDPVSLGIMVETPAAAVTAHLLAREADFLSIGTNDLTQYVLAMDRGNPAVAASLDGLHPAVLALIGQTCDGAAANGRWTGVCGGLASDPLAVPILIGLGVTEVSSAPALVPEIKALVATLTLPDCRALAHDALSCGSAAEVRALAREFRR, from the coding sequence ATGGCGGCTATCCTCCTGACGTCGCCGATGCAGGGCTGGGCGACGTCGCTCGATACGGTGCCCGATGCCGTTTTCGCCGAACGGATGATGGGCGACGGCGTCGCGATCGATCCCACCGGCGACTGCCTGCACGCGCCCTGCGACGGGGTCGTGCTCAGCGTCCATGCGAGCGGCCATGCGATCACGCTGCGCAGTCCGGAGGGGGCCGAGATCCTGATGCATATCGGGCTGGACACCGTGGCGCTCGGCGGGCGTGGCTTCACGCCTTTGGTCGAAGAGGGCGCGAGCGTGGATCGCGGGGATCCGCTGATCCGTTTCGACCTGGACCTGTTGGTGTGCGAGACACCCGCCGTGATCACGCCCGTGATCGTCACCAATTCCGACCGCTTCACGATTCAGGGCCACGAGATCGATCGGCTGGTCGCGATCGGCGACACACTGATGACACTCGTCCGGCGCGACGAGCGCGCGGCGGATGCGGCGATCGTCGCGGGCGACGGCGTGCGGCGGACGATCGTTGTGCCCCTGGCCCACGGCATCCATGCGCGCCCGGCGGCGCGGATCGGCGCGGCGGCGCGCGCATTCGTATCAGAGGTCAGCATCGCGAAGGACGATCGCATCGCCAGCGTGCGCAGCCCCGTGGCACTGATGGCGCTGGGCGTGCGGTTGGGCGACGACGTGACGATCGAAGCGACCGGCCCGGATGCTGCCGAGGCGCTCGCCGCCGTCGCCGATCTGATCCTCGGAGGGATGGGCGAAGGCGCGGATTCGCCTGCGGCAAGCGCGCCTGCTCTCCCGCTGGTCATTCCGGCGACCACCACCCTGCCCGCCGACGGCCGCCTGCGAGGGGTCACCGCATCGCCCGGCATCGCGATCGGGGAGGCCGGTCTCTTCCGCCTCGCCGAGATCGCGGTCGCGCAGGCCGGTAACGGGGTCGAAGCGGAACGCCGCGCGCTCGACGTCGCCCTTGCCGCGGTGTTCAGCCGCGTCGCATTCCGTTCGACCGATGCGACGGAAGCCGAAGGCGCGATCCGCGAGGCGCACGCCGCCCTGCTGACGGACCCGGCGCTGACGGACGCCGCCGATGCCGCGATCGCACGGGGCGACAGCGCAGGGTTCGCCTGGCGCAGCGCGACCCGCGCCCAGGCCGATGCGCTCCGCGCGACCGGCAATGCCCGGATGGCCGAGCGCGCCGACGACCTGCTCGATCTCGAACGTCAGGTGTTGCGCACGCTGGCCGGCGAAGATCCCGACGAGCGGATCGCCTTTCCGCACGGCACGATCCTGCTCGCTGACGACCTGTTGCCGTCGCATCTGCTCGGGCTGGACACCACGACGATCGTCGGTTTCTGCGTCGAACGCGGCGGACCGACCTCACACGTCGCAATCCTTGCAGCGACGATGGGCCTGCCCGCGCTGGTCGCGGTCGGCTCGGCGCTGGCGCGGATCGCCGCCGGCACGCCATTGATCCTCGATGCCGGCGCGGGCGTGTTGCACGTCGCGCCGGATGCCGCATCGCTTGCCACCGCGCAGACCGCGATCGCCGCACAGCGCGACCGCCGCACCGCCGCGCTTGCCGATGCCGGCCGCGAATGTCGTACGCAGGACGGCGTGCGGATCGAGGCGTTCGCCAATCTCGGATCGGCCGACGATGCCGACATCGCCATCCGCAACGGGGCCGAGGGCTGCGGGCTGCTGCGCACCGAATTCCTGTTCCTCGAACGCGAGTCCGCGCCGGATGTCGCCGAGCAGACCGCCGAGTATCAGCGCATCGCCGATACGCTCGCGGGACGTCCGCTGATCGTCCGTCTGCTCGACATCGGCGGCGACAAGCCCGCACCCTATCTGCCGATCGCGGCCGAGGACAATCCCGCGCTCGGCCTGCGCGGCATTCGCGTCGGCCTCGCTTTTCCCGACATGCTGGATGCGCAGTTGCGGGCGATCCTCGCGGTCCGCCCCGCCGGGCAATGCCGCGTCATGGTGCCGATGGTTGCCAGCCTCGCCGAATTGCGCGCCGTCCGCGCCGCGCTCGACCGCGCGATCGAAGCGACCGGGCATCGGGATCCCGTCTCGCTCGGCATCATGGTCGAGACGCCTGCCGCCGCCGTTACCGCGCATCTGCTCGCGCGGGAGGCCGATTTCCTGTCGATCGGCACCAACGATCTGACGCAATATGTGCTGGCGATGGATCGCGGCAATCCCGCCGTCGCGGCTTCGCTCGATGGGCTGCACCCGGCGGTGCTCGCCCTGATCGGCCAGACCTGCGACGGGGCCGCGGCCAACGGGCGCTGGACCGGCGTGTGTGGCGGCCTTGCCTCCGATCCGCTCGCGGTGCCGATCCTGATCGGCCTCGGCGTCACCGAGGTGTCGAGCGCGCCCGCGCTGGTGCCGGAGATCAAGGCGCTGGTCGCGACGCTGACGCTGCCGGACTGCCGAGCGCTCGCGCACGACGCCTTGTCGTGCGGTTCGGCCGCCGAAGTTCGCGCCCTCGCCCGGGAGTTCCGCCGATGA
- the nagA gene encoding N-acetylglucosamine-6-phosphate deacetylase codes for MSMMRFSNGTVLTADGALDGATITLEDDRIAAIAPLAGFNGDAIDLDGGWLVPGFVDTQVNGGGGVLLNDAPTVAGIAAIGAAHATYGTTALMPTLISDTPDVIAATLDAMDAAIVAAVPGVIGAHIEGPWINLARKGIHDPAKFRRLDEAMIALLTRPRSGRVMVTLAPELTDPATIARLVAAGVIVSAGHTDADYETTVAAIAAGMTGITHLFNAMSPLLHRAPGVVGATLDDRQVYCGLIADGLHVHDAALRLALNARPHDRLMLVSDAMPSVGAVEKDFWLQGRLIQVSDGKCVGEDGTLAGSDLDMAGAVRNLVQRTGAGVATAVAMASTNPAAFLGLSHERGALAPGLRADWVRLSRDLAPVGTWIGGVKISDGV; via the coding sequence ATGAGCATGATGCGATTTTCGAACGGCACCGTTCTGACCGCCGATGGCGCGTTGGACGGCGCGACGATCACGCTCGAGGATGACCGGATCGCAGCCATCGCACCCTTGGCGGGCTTCAATGGCGACGCGATCGATCTGGACGGCGGCTGGCTGGTGCCGGGCTTCGTCGACACGCAGGTGAATGGCGGCGGCGGCGTGCTGCTCAACGATGCGCCGACCGTCGCGGGGATCGCCGCGATCGGCGCGGCGCACGCGACCTATGGCACGACCGCCCTCATGCCGACGCTGATCAGCGATACGCCGGACGTGATCGCGGCGACGCTGGACGCGATGGATGCGGCGATCGTGGCGGCCGTGCCCGGCGTGATCGGTGCGCATATCGAGGGCCCCTGGATCAATTTGGCGCGCAAGGGCATCCACGACCCTGCGAAATTCCGTCGCCTGGACGAGGCCATGATCGCGCTGCTGACGCGCCCGCGCAGCGGCCGGGTGATGGTGACGCTCGCGCCCGAACTGACCGATCCCGCGACGATCGCGCGACTGGTCGCGGCCGGCGTGATCGTCAGCGCGGGGCATACCGATGCCGATTACGAGACGACCGTTGCGGCGATCGCGGCGGGGATGACCGGCATCACGCATCTGTTCAACGCCATGTCGCCTTTGCTCCACCGCGCGCCCGGCGTGGTCGGCGCGACGCTCGACGATCGGCAAGTCTATTGCGGTCTGATCGCCGACGGGCTGCACGTGCACGATGCGGCGCTGCGCTTGGCGCTCAACGCGCGACCGCACGACCGATTGATGCTGGTCAGCGACGCCATGCCCTCGGTCGGCGCGGTCGAGAAGGATTTCTGGCTGCAGGGCCGACTGATCCAAGTCTCGGACGGCAAATGCGTGGGTGAGGACGGCACCCTCGCCGGCTCCGATCTCGATATGGCGGGGGCGGTGCGGAATCTCGTACAGCGCACCGGCGCTGGCGTCGCGACCGCCGTGGCGATGGCATCGACCAACCCGGCCGCGTTTCTCGGCCTGTCGCACGAACGCGGCGCGCTCGCGCCCGGACTGCGCGCCGACTGGGTGCGCCTCAGCCGCGATCTTGCACCCGTCGGTACTTGGATCGGCGGCGTCAAGATCAGCGACGGGGTCTGA
- a CDS encoding SIS domain-containing protein yields the protein MHCEAAEASAAVARMLAANRDAFVTLGARLRGMPPAVVVTCARGSSDHAATYGKYLIETLVGVPVASAAPSVSSVYAAPMAPGAAIVIAVSQSGRSPDLLATVEAYRTAGAYVIALVNDETSPLAKNADVMIALKAGPERSVAATKSYICALAAFAALAAEWADDTDLRDGLAMLPDGLTEAFALDWSVMVDALTYATNLFVIGRGYGYGIAQEAALKLKETCALHAEAFSAAEVRHGPMAIVGEGFPVIAFATSDMAGDGVRTAASEFAGRGAVVCLADASAGCDHAPVALAGHPAIEPILMIQSFYRMANRLSLRRGLDPDAPLHLSKVTRTV from the coding sequence ATGCACTGCGAGGCGGCCGAGGCGAGCGCGGCGGTCGCACGGATGCTCGCCGCCAATCGCGATGCGTTCGTGACGCTCGGTGCCCGGCTGCGGGGCATGCCGCCCGCCGTGGTCGTCACCTGCGCGCGTGGATCGTCCGACCACGCCGCGACCTATGGCAAATATCTGATCGAGACCCTGGTCGGCGTGCCGGTCGCGTCCGCCGCGCCGTCTGTATCGTCGGTCTACGCCGCACCGATGGCACCGGGCGCGGCGATCGTCATCGCGGTATCGCAGAGCGGCCGCAGCCCCGATCTGCTCGCCACGGTCGAGGCCTATCGTACCGCCGGCGCCTATGTCATCGCGTTGGTCAATGACGAGACGTCGCCGCTCGCCAAGAATGCCGACGTGATGATTGCGCTGAAGGCCGGGCCGGAACGCTCTGTCGCGGCTACCAAATCCTACATCTGCGCGCTCGCCGCCTTCGCCGCGTTGGCCGCGGAATGGGCCGACGATACGGATCTGCGCGACGGCCTCGCCATGTTGCCCGATGGCCTGACCGAAGCGTTCGCGCTCGACTGGTCCGTCATGGTCGATGCGCTGACGTACGCGACCAACCTGTTCGTGATCGGTCGCGGCTATGGCTATGGCATAGCGCAGGAAGCCGCGCTCAAGCTGAAGGAAACGTGCGCGCTGCATGCCGAGGCGTTCAGCGCCGCCGAGGTCCGCCACGGACCGATGGCGATCGTCGGCGAGGGCTTTCCGGTGATCGCGTTCGCCACGTCCGACATGGCGGGCGACGGCGTGCGCACCGCCGCCAGCGAATTCGCGGGTCGCGGCGCGGTCGTCTGCCTGGCCGATGCCAGCGCGGGATGCGACCATGCGCCCGTCGCGCTCGCCGGGCATCCCGCGATCGAACCGATCCTGATGATCCAGAGTTTCTATCGCATGGCCAACCGGCTGTCGCTGCGGCGCGGGCTCGATCCCGATGCGCCGCTCCATCTCAGCAAGGTGACCAGAACGGTATGA
- a CDS encoding GntR family transcriptional regulator, giving the protein MTFSASIGQFRTDNPAPLYVQLQQLIRDAINRNVLAKDDAIPAERDLAVEYAVSRITVRKAIGGLVEEGLLTRRRGAGTFVATRVEKSFSKLSSFSEDMVSRGRTPTSEWVSRTSGLVTPEESLSLGLSPGSMVYRFQRIRYADDMPMALEYSTIAGYCLPAVDAVEDSLYAALDAAGNRPVRALQRLRAVHFSPEHARMLGVDPGHAGLFIERRGFLRDGRAAEFTQSYYRGDAYDLVAELNDI; this is encoded by the coding sequence ATGACCTTCTCCGCCAGCATCGGTCAGTTCCGCACCGACAATCCCGCGCCGCTCTATGTCCAGTTGCAGCAATTGATCCGCGACGCGATCAACCGCAACGTGCTGGCCAAGGACGATGCGATCCCCGCCGAGCGAGACCTCGCGGTCGAATATGCCGTCTCGCGCATCACCGTGCGCAAGGCGATCGGCGGGCTGGTCGAGGAAGGCCTGCTGACGCGGCGGCGCGGCGCGGGCACGTTCGTCGCGACGCGCGTCGAGAAGAGCTTCTCCAAGCTGTCGTCATTCTCCGAGGACATGGTGTCGCGCGGCCGCACCCCGACCAGCGAATGGGTCAGCCGCACCTCCGGGCTCGTGACGCCCGAGGAATCGCTGTCGCTCGGCCTGTCGCCCGGCTCGATGGTCTATCGCTTCCAGCGTATCCGCTATGCCGACGACATGCCGATGGCGCTCGAATATTCGACGATCGCCGGATATTGCCTGCCGGCCGTGGATGCGGTGGAAGATTCGCTCTACGCCGCGCTCGATGCGGCGGGCAATCGCCCGGTGCGCGCGCTGCAACGCTTGCGCGCGGTGCATTTCAGCCCCGAACATGCGCGGATGCTCGGCGTCGATCCTGGCCATGCCGGGCTGTTCATCGAACGCCGCGGCTTCCTGCGGGACGGGCGCGCGGCCGAATTCACGCAATCCTATTACCGTGGCGACGCCTACGACCTCGTCGCCGAACTCAACGATATCTGA
- a CDS encoding copper homeostasis protein CutC, with protein sequence MTLLEVCVGDAAGLDAAVAGGADRIELCCALSVGGLTPPPSLIAVAATAPIPVHMLVRPREGGFEYNAREAAMLAADIDAAAQAGLAGVVIGATRGGALDRRLLAELTAHVGAQGHARGHRISLTLHRAFDMCDDLPAALETAVALGFERVLTSGGEPRAIDALPMLTRLHRQAAGRIAILAGSGIDASNVGAILETGIGEIHASCSAISTTEPTDADMRQRRFGFADGARRYTDVARVRALRSRLDSFHMQRLNNTNP encoded by the coding sequence ATGACCCTTCTGGAAGTCTGCGTGGGCGACGCGGCCGGGCTGGACGCTGCGGTCGCGGGCGGGGCGGATCGCATCGAACTGTGCTGCGCTCTATCGGTCGGCGGGCTTACGCCGCCACCGTCCCTGATCGCCGTCGCGGCGACCGCGCCGATCCCCGTCCACATGCTGGTTCGGCCGCGCGAGGGCGGTTTCGAATATAATGCGCGCGAAGCGGCGATGCTGGCGGCCGATATTGACGCCGCCGCGCAGGCCGGACTTGCCGGCGTCGTGATCGGCGCGACACGCGGCGGAGCGCTCGATAGGCGTTTGCTGGCAGAGCTCACCGCGCACGTCGGCGCGCAAGGCCACGCACGCGGCCATCGTATTTCCCTGACGCTTCATCGTGCGTTCGATATGTGCGACGACCTACCGGCAGCGCTCGAGACCGCCGTTGCGCTCGGGTTCGAGCGCGTCCTGACCTCCGGCGGCGAACCGCGCGCGATCGATGCGCTGCCGATGCTGACCCGGCTGCACCGCCAGGCCGCGGGGCGGATCGCCATCCTCGCCGGCAGCGGAATCGATGCAAGCAATGTCGGCGCGATCCTCGAAACCGGAATCGGTGAGATCCACGCCTCGTGCAGCGCAATTTCGACCACCGAGCCGACCGACGCCGACATGCGCCAACGCCGCTTCGGCTTTGCCGATGGCGCCCGCCGTTACACCGATGTCGCACGCGTGCGAGCGCTGCGATCTCGGCTGGACAGTTTCCATATGCAACGCTTGAATAATACCAATCCATGA
- a CDS encoding TonB-dependent receptor, with amino-acid sequence MTFRNQILLASSATMVCAAAVPAAAQTAPAQPNEDTEVVVTGIRRSLQDSIATKRRADSIVEVISAEAVGKLPDTNIAESLARLPGVTVDHQFGEGEQLSIAGVEPALNRLTIDGHSVASADWGGNPSDRSSRSFNYSLLSPTIISQAIVYKTPEARMQEGAIGATVDIVTRKPLDLEANTISANAGGQYNDRSDRGSFRGSALYSWRNDDETFGVLGAVSYDREQLARAGVAVYWYRTGAALLETAPTTATVNGTAISALSAADRAAFSNARYASFLAHEYFRQERKRLGFSGALQFKPADNLSLVASALVIRGNYDNVSSSEYTYGYEGSRMTAATFTPASGASPGIVTSATFTGLPAGSTGATGQLDTNYRRTRIKNDTYSLLFDWKPGGWSVTGNAGYTRASGGKDPEYLLDFRTQQGFTAGANGRDTVVNWDSPASDASKWLSNFTAYGGENLSAGDQAANGGQNFFGRQIGGIPTQSGFTLDKEVFGEVNAKREVNWGPVVSLLFGGRFSQHENSNTTYSNAIFTNQNFTLADLNPYVFGTDVYSGLGTSGNGTPYATLTADTIIAALQKYGTVSVSRGLAYSEYWLVKERIAAGYVQANFELGKFRGNIGGRYINTRAQSNFYSSIGGVFYPTRVTNDDNRFLPAANLIFQAGDDVVIRGSVAKVIARARYSDLAGTLTVDDASRSGTAGNPNLKPYAATNFGISTEWYFAPGSLLSAEVFYRDISNYISNSVDNGPDGQGVPLTNLQTGQTLRYAITRPENGGKASVTGFSISGNANLIWGFGIMGNYTYADADTGFATGLPFLSRNTITIQPYYERGPFQARVSYNRRSKYFYRFGRQQSQDYTDAYRQLDAQVSYSITRDLSVTASASNLLDETYYQYSSTPDAPTSIYKNGRVFKLSATAKM; translated from the coding sequence ATGACGTTTCGCAATCAGATTCTACTCGCATCGAGTGCCACAATGGTCTGCGCTGCGGCCGTTCCCGCCGCAGCGCAGACCGCGCCGGCGCAACCGAATGAAGACACCGAAGTCGTCGTCACCGGTATCCGCCGCAGTCTTCAGGATTCCATCGCGACCAAGCGCCGCGCCGACTCCATCGTCGAAGTGATCAGCGCCGAAGCGGTCGGCAAGCTGCCCGATACCAACATCGCGGAGTCGCTGGCGCGACTGCCCGGCGTCACGGTCGATCATCAGTTCGGCGAGGGCGAGCAGCTGTCGATCGCGGGGGTCGAGCCGGCACTCAATCGCCTGACGATCGACGGCCATTCGGTCGCGTCGGCCGATTGGGGCGGCAACCCGTCGGACCGTTCGAGCCGGTCGTTCAACTATTCGCTGCTGTCGCCGACGATCATCAGCCAGGCGATCGTCTACAAGACGCCCGAGGCGCGGATGCAGGAGGGCGCGATCGGCGCGACCGTCGACATCGTCACGCGCAAGCCGCTCGATCTCGAAGCGAACACGATCTCCGCCAATGCCGGCGGGCAGTATAACGACCGCTCCGATCGTGGCAGCTTCCGGGGATCGGCGCTCTACAGCTGGCGCAACGACGATGAGACGTTCGGTGTGCTGGGCGCAGTCAGCTACGACCGCGAGCAATTGGCGCGTGCCGGCGTCGCGGTCTATTGGTATCGCACCGGCGCAGCCTTGCTGGAGACGGCGCCGACCACCGCGACCGTCAACGGCACGGCGATCAGCGCACTTTCCGCTGCCGACCGCGCCGCCTTCAGCAACGCGCGCTATGCCTCGTTCCTGGCGCACGAATATTTCCGGCAGGAGCGCAAGCGGTTAGGCTTCAGCGGCGCGCTCCAGTTCAAGCCGGCGGACAACCTCTCGCTTGTCGCGAGCGCCCTGGTCATCCGCGGCAATTACGACAACGTTTCGAGTTCGGAATACACCTATGGGTATGAAGGGTCGCGAATGACCGCGGCGACCTTCACACCCGCCAGTGGTGCCAGCCCCGGCATCGTGACCTCGGCGACGTTCACCGGGCTGCCTGCCGGCTCGACCGGCGCGACCGGCCAACTCGACACCAATTACCGCCGCACGCGCATCAAGAACGATACCTATTCGCTGCTGTTCGATTGGAAGCCCGGCGGCTGGAGCGTCACCGGCAACGCCGGCTACACCCGTGCATCGGGCGGCAAGGATCCGGAATATCTGCTCGATTTCCGCACCCAGCAAGGCTTCACGGCCGGTGCCAACGGCCGCGACACGGTGGTGAACTGGGATTCTCCCGCCAGCGATGCGTCCAAATGGCTGAGCAACTTCACCGCGTATGGCGGCGAGAACCTCAGCGCCGGCGATCAGGCGGCCAATGGCGGCCAGAATTTCTTCGGGCGTCAGATCGGCGGCATCCCCACCCAATCGGGTTTCACGCTGGACAAGGAAGTCTTCGGCGAGGTGAATGCCAAGCGCGAGGTCAATTGGGGGCCCGTCGTCAGCCTGTTGTTCGGCGGCCGTTTCTCCCAGCACGAGAACAGCAACACGACCTACAGCAACGCGATCTTCACCAACCAGAACTTCACCTTGGCGGATCTCAACCCCTACGTCTTCGGGACCGATGTCTATAGCGGCCTGGGCACGTCGGGCAACGGCACGCCCTATGCGACTCTGACCGCCGACACCATCATCGCGGCCTTGCAGAAATACGGCACGGTCAGCGTCTCTCGCGGCCTTGCCTATAGTGAATATTGGCTGGTCAAGGAGCGCATCGCGGCGGGCTATGTCCAGGCGAATTTCGAACTCGGCAAATTTCGCGGCAATATCGGTGGTCGCTACATCAACACGCGCGCGCAATCGAATTTCTACTCGTCGATCGGTGGCGTCTTCTATCCGACCCGCGTCACCAACGACGACAACCGGTTCCTGCCGGCGGCAAACCTGATCTTCCAGGCCGGCGACGATGTCGTCATCCGTGGCTCGGTCGCCAAGGTGATCGCCCGCGCGCGCTACAGCGATCTTGCCGGTACGCTGACGGTCGATGACGCCAGTCGCTCGGGGACCGCGGGCAATCCGAACCTGAAGCCTTATGCCGCGACGAATTTCGGTATCTCGACCGAATGGTATTTCGCGCCGGGCAGCCTGTTGTCCGCCGAAGTCTTCTACCGCGACATATCAAACTATATCAGCAACAGCGTCGACAACGGGCCGGATGGGCAGGGCGTGCCGCTGACCAACCTTCAGACCGGGCAGACGCTGAGGTACGCGATCACCCGCCCGGAAAATGGCGGCAAGGCGAGCGTCACCGGGTTCTCGATCTCGGGCAATGCCAACCTGATCTGGGGCTTCGGCATCATGGGCAACTATACCTACGCCGATGCCGATACCGGCTTCGCCACCGGCCTGCCATTCCTGTCGCGCAACACGATCACGATCCAGCCTTATTACGAGCGAGGCCCGTTCCAGGCGCGGGTCAGCTACAACCGCCGCTCGAAATATTTCTACCGCTTCGGCCGGCAGCAGTCGCAGGACTATACCGACGCCTATCGTCAACTCGATGCGCAGGTCTCGTACAGCATCACGCGAGATCTGTCGGTGACGGCGAGCGCGAGCAATCTGCTCGATGAAACCTATTACCAGTACAGCTCGACGCCGGATGCGCCGACATCGATCTACAAGAACGGTCGCGTGTTCAAGCTGAGCGCGACGGCCAAGATGTGA